A region of Aquarana catesbeiana isolate 2022-GZ linkage group LG08, ASM4218655v1, whole genome shotgun sequence DNA encodes the following proteins:
- the LOC141105083 gene encoding LOW QUALITY PROTEIN: uncharacterized protein (The sequence of the model RefSeq protein was modified relative to this genomic sequence to represent the inferred CDS: inserted 1 base in 1 codon) yields the protein MEEWEYLERHKDLYKDVMMDNQPPLTSPDGSSNGNPTERCPRPLYSRDSTQENHTIPHHHQGEKQKGIKVEVKEEEEETLVSGDQQSMEEGCPLYSQNSTWEGHHYTENDQNEERKDVKVEHKKEEEERLVSGDRQSMEEREMIIGSKPEEFSLHMDTTDGRCFWNINTSEGHLIISPDCKAEDTDIPQYSPKVNTYWLTRSTDPSNPEEPSDKSHTMTSDVHLRSMDPSNPEEPSDKSHTMTSDVHPSSHRSPDPSNPQISSSSHKRAHTGERSLSCHGYCHECGKSFTTNRNLLRHQRIHTGERPYPCSECGKSFTQKQQLIVHQRIHTGERPYPCSECEKSFIRKAVLVSHQRIHTGERPFSCSECGKGFVKKSSLIIHQRNHTGERPYLCSECGKCFIEKKHLLRHQVNHTGERPFSCSKCGKSFTCKGDLVVHLKIHTGERPFSCSECGKRFLKKANLTEHQKIHTGERPYSCSECGKSFAQVGVLVTHQKIHTGERPYPCSECGKSFIHKSDLVQHQKIHTGERPYPCSECGKSFIHKRDLVEHQKIHTGKRPYPCSECGKSFIHKKDLVKHLKVHTGERPYPCSECGKSYIQKSDLVKHLKIHTGERPNSCSECGKCFKAKEHLVQHQRLHTGXGSFAQEGAIVEHRRSHTGERPYACPECGKSFSYTGGLDKHWRNHTGERPYSCSECGKCFSVKGHLVQHQRIHQNISD from the exons atggaggagtgggagtatttagaaagacacaaggatctctacaaggacgtcatgatggacaatcagccgcccctcacatcaccgg atggatccagtaatgggaacccaaccgagagatgtccccgtcctctgtattcccgggattccacacaggaaaatcacaccatccctcaccatcatcag ggtgaaaaacaaaaaggcattaaagttgaggttaaagaggaagaagaagagacgttggtgagtggagatcagcagtctatggaggagggttgTCCACTGTATTCCCAGAATTCTACATGGGAAGGTCATCACTATACAGAGAATGATCAG AATGAAGAACGGAAAGACGTCAAAGTTGAGcataaaaaggaagaagaagagaggttggtgagtggagatcggcagtctatggaggagagggagatgattATTGGAAGTAAACCGGAAGAATTctctctacatatggacacaa CAGATGGACGGTGTTTCTGGAATATAAATACTTCGGAGGGACATCTTATTATATCTCCAGATTGTAAGGCAGAAGATACTGACATTCCACAATATTCTCCGAAAGTGAACACTTACTGGTTGACAAGATCcacagatccttctaatcctgaggaaccttctgataaatcccatactatgacttcagatgtccatctaagatcaatggatccttctaatcctgaggaaccttctgataaatcccatactatgacttcagatgtccatccaaGTTCTCACAGATCACCAGATCCATCCAATCCCCAGATATCTTCTTCAAGCCATAAGAGGGCTCACACAGGAGAGCGTTCACTGTCATGTCATGGTTATTGTcatgagtgcgggaaatctttcactacaAACAGAAACCTTCTTaggcaccagagaattcacacaggtgagcgtccctatccatgttcagagtgcgggaaatctttcactcagaaacaACAACTTAttgtacaccagagaattcacacaggcgagcgtccctatccatgttcagagtgcgagaaAAGTTTCATTCGGAAAGCAGTCCTGGTTTCCCATCaaagaattcacactggtgagcgtcctttcTCTTGTTCAGAATGTGGGAAAGGTTTCGTTAAAAAATCATCCCTTATTATACACCAGAGAAATCACACAGGAGAGCGTccttatttatgttcagagtgcgggaaatgtttcattgaaAAGAAACACCTTCTTAGACATCAGGTaaatcacacgggtgagcgtcctttttcatgttcaaagTGTGGGAAAAGTTTTACTTGTAAAGGAGACCTTGTTGTACACCtgaaaattcacacgggtgagcgccctttctcttgctcagagtgcgggaaacgtttcctTAAAAAAGCAAATCTTACtgaacatcagaaaattcacacaggtgagcgtccttattcatgttcagagtgtggaaaatctTTTGCTCAGGTAGGAGTACTTGTTacacatcagaaaattcacacaggagagcgtccttatccatgttcagagtgcgggaaatccttcATTCATAAAAGTGACCTTGTtcaacaccagaaaattcacacaggtgagcgtccatatccatgttcagagtgtgggaaatccttCATTCATAAAAGAGACCTTGTtgaacatcagaaaattcacacgggtaagcgtccctatccatgttcagagtgcggaaaatcctTCATTCATAAAAAAGACCTTGTTAAACACTTGAaagttcacacaggtgagcgtccatatccatgttcagagtgcgggaaatcctaCATTCAAAAAAGTGACCTTGTTAAACACTtgaaaattcacacgggtgagcgtcctaattcatgttcagagtgcgggaaatgtttcaaggCGAAAGAACACCTTGTGCAACACCAGAGACTTCACACAG CCGGGTCTTTCGCTCAGGAAGGAGCAATTGTTGAACATcggagaagtcacacaggtgaacGCCCTTAtgcatgtccagagtgcgggaaatctttctctTATACAGGAGGCCTTGATAAACACTGGAGaaatcacactggtgagcgtccctattcatgttcagagtgcgggaaatgtttcagtgtGAAAGGACACCTTGtgcaacaccagagaattcatCAAAACATCTCAGACTGA